In the genome of Bicyclus anynana chromosome 23, ilBicAnyn1.1, whole genome shotgun sequence, one region contains:
- the LOC128199424 gene encoding uncharacterized protein LOC128199424, whose translation MEVEEAICVYLLLRKKERKKKRQYWVHPILRDRFTHGQFQTLYPKLRSFEPKFFNYLRMSINSFDELLEMMSKQIESNDTHMRSSVSPEEKLVITLRYLGTGCSFGELHYNFRLGKSTITGIVREVCEALWEKVTKNVMPEPSEDIWKKIAKDFEKYANFPNCIGAIDGKHIRITKPKDSGSLYYNYKTFFSIVLLALCDSNYCFTFIDIGSYGKSSDSAIFKNSAFYKRLIEKSLHIPKPKPISETDPKPLPYVIVGDEAFGLSENVMRPYAGKGLSYEKKIFNYRLSRARRFIECTFGILANKYY comes from the exons ATGGAAGTCGAAGAAGCAATATGTGTGTACTTGTTGCTCcgtaaaaaagaaagaaagaagaaacggCAGTATTGGGTGCATCCAATATTACGCGATCGGTTTACTCATGGTCAGTTTCAGACTTTATATCCAAAATTAAGAAGTTTTGAACCAAAATTCTTCAATTATTTGAGAATGTCGATAAATTCATTTGATGAATTATTAGAAATGATGAGTAAACAAATTGAATCTAATGATACCCATATGAGGTCAAGCGTATCCCCAGAAGAAAAACTCGTGATCACATTAAg atatCTGGGTACTGGTTGTTCCTTTGGAGAACTACATTACAACTTTCGTCTTGGCAAATCTACAATCACAGGAATTGTCCGTGAAGTATGTGAAGCTCTGTGGGAAAAAGTCACAAAAAACGTCATGCCTGAACCCAGCGAAGATATATGGAAGAAAATAgctaaagattttgaaaaatatgcaAATTTTCCCAATTGCATAGGCGCCATAGATGGCAAGCATATAAGGATTACAAAACCCAAAGATTCGGGttctttgtattataattacaaaacttttttttccaTAGTACTGTTGGCACTTTGTGATAGTAACTATTGTTTTACTTTCATAGATATCGGATCTTACGGAAAAAGTAGTGATTctgcaatttttaaaaattcagcaTTTTATAAAAGGTTAATAGAAAAGTCATTACACATACCAAAACCTAAACCAATATCTGAAACAGATCCTAAACCATTGCCATACGTCATAGTTGGCGATGAAGCGTTTGGTTTATCCGAAAATGTAATGCGACCCTATGCTGGTAAAGGGCTAtcatacgaaaaaaaaatatttaattacaggtTATCAAGAGCTCGACGTTTTATTGAATGCACTTTTGGAATTCTGGCAAACAagtattactga
- the LOC128199357 gene encoding uncharacterized protein LOC128199357 translates to MNYENYEKWLRTQLIPNLPPNSVVVVDNASYHNKQWDLAPSSNTKKADMQNWLTNKGIQYDSTMLKPQLYNMIKANKERFKTFSIDQILAEANHSILRLPPYHPDLNPIEMAWATIKQYVASKNVKWNLQECTKLIKEKVSLMGAQEWEKICKKVKDIEEEYAKSDYVVDLLTEQFIIRADDSSEDDDSDDGYEDDDDDNCDRGSPEPGPSTSKRRCTISCNVGSTNDPCGNFIEGVKPLTDSESE, encoded by the coding sequence ATGAATTAcgagaattatgaaaaatggcTTAGGACACAATTAATTCCCAACCTACCACCCAATTCTGTAGTGGTTGTCGACAACGCCTCATACCACAATAAACAATGGGATTTAGCACCGTCCTCCAATACCAAAAAAGCCGATATGCAAAATTGGCTAACTAATAAAGGCATACAATATGATTCAACAATGCTCAAGCCACAATTGTACAACATGATAAAAGCTAATAAAGAAagatttaaaactttttcaatAGATCAAATTTTAGCAGAAGCAAACCATAGCATATTGAGATTACCGCCTTACCATCCAGACCTCAACCCCATAGAAATGGCATGGGCTACTATTAAACAATATGTAGCTAGCAAAAATGTTAAATGGAATTTACAAGAATGTACCAAACTTATCAAAGAAAAAGTATCCTTAATGGGTGCCCAGGAATGggaaaaaatatgtaagaaGGTAAAAGATATAGAAGAAGAGTACGCCAAGAGTGACTATGTAGTTGATTTACTTACCGAGCAATTTATAATTCGCGCCGATGATAGTTCCGAAGACGATGATTCTGATGATGgttatgaagatgatgatgatgacaactgCGACCGAGGAAGCCCTGAACCCGGACCCTCAACAAGCAAAAGACGTTGCACAATTTCGTGCAACGTCGGCAGCACCAATGACCCATGCGGTAATTTCATAGAAGGCGTTAAACCGTTAACTGATTCAGAATCTGAATAG
- the LOC112056753 gene encoding uncharacterized protein LOC112056753 gives ISSKILLLILEIGTDLLSNNPKYSIEEFSARFTKADEFKRRLEKVYHAVLDEEELDSKTENTYTQNYNEATDAYLQILTIHQKLQTNTSAHTSKTTASTNILPKIESPRFSSKLEDWPSFIAIFTSLTKDMTNITNLSGEALNMISHLQITDTNFTVALDILTRRYENRRVLIDRFVDIILGLPNITSRSDIRQSFLVPLISAQSALQNLKLPINDCDYVFVSIVVRKLKGDLRTLFERQHTSSETLPTLNNLISFLEEHARCSETEHSSPQNTFRQENTPQAARRYSPVPGPSHQQQQYYTPRLLIRAQHPPTNTHTPVSRPFTHTRPTYLAHPSRSPMLTTPTRPPLLNSPPRTPQANSPTLNNTVRAARVWL, from the coding sequence ATTAGTAGTAAAATTCTACTTCTTATTCTAGAGATAGGTACGGACCTATTATCCAATAACCCAAAGTACTCGATAGAGGAGTTCAGCGCACGCTTTACAAAAGCGGACGAATTTAAACGTCGTCTAGAAAAAGTGTATCATGCCGTTTTAGACGAAGAGGAGTTAGATTCGAAAACAGAAAACACGTACACTCAGAATTATAACGAGGCGACTGACGCATACCTACAAATTCTCACCATACATCAAAAACTCCAAACAAATACATCAGCCCATACATCGAAAACTACCGCATCGACGAACATTCTGCCCAAGATTGAGTCACCCAGGTTCAGCTCTAAATTAGAAGACTGGCCAAGTTTCATAGCCATTTTCACAAGCTTGACAAAGGACATGACGAACATCACGAACCTCTCGGGCGAGGCACTAAATATGATCTCCCATTTACAAATAACAGACACCAACTTCACCGTGGCCCTGGACATTTTGACCAGGCGCTACGAAAATCGTCGAGTACTAATCGATCGATTTGTAGACATTATACTTGGCCTTCCCAACATCACATCGAGGTCGGACATACGCCAGTCGTTTTTAGTGCCCCTAATTTCAGCACAATCGGCTCTACAAAATCTAAAACTCCCCATAAACGACTGCGACTATGTGTTCGTCTCGATAGTAGTTCGAAAATTGAAAGGCGACCTGCGGACACTCTTCGAACGTCAGCACACATCATCAGAAACACTACCAACACTCAACAACTTAATATCATTTTTGGAGGAGCATGCGAGATGCTCTGAAACAGAGCACTCCAGCCCACAAAACACATTTAGACAGGAAAACACACCGCAGGCCGCCCGTAGGTACTCACCAGTTCCAGGTCCATCTCACCAACAGCAACAATATTACACACCCAGACTTCTCATCCGCGCACAACATCCGCCCACAAATACACACACACCTGTCAGTCGCCCGTTCACACACACACGTCCCACTTATCTAGCCCATCCATCGCGTTCACCAATGTTGACTACACCTACACGACCTCCTCTACTGAATTCACCCCCGCGCACACCTCAGGCAAATTCACCAACATTAAATAATACtgttcgcgcggcgagagtttggctttga
- the LOC112043480 gene encoding uncharacterized protein LOC112043480, whose translation MQMDSILGPYNKGLGKRRRSHTDVSTDEEVPDENFFLHPQEICLPKKRRVNHLEADIVPKFDPGKKSTNVKGWLNKIDQLGDMYTWDERDRIFVMQVRLRGAAREWYDDLDDYGASWAQWKENLTKAFPRSTDYVDRLEEMLGRTKSDSETMTKYFHEKMSLIKKCELKGDAATSCLIRGLPTELRANAKAYNCTSPEELYYGFLSSLENYKNIEAKVTETKTSWQRGYDLPRTCFLCRKHGHEARDCRRCEVCLRVGHKAATCWFAAGAAGSTLSGGEHSAQTPRNVTQTQKNTDALPDRRGTRPMQDGRVLRGPTSSI comes from the exons ATGCAAATGGACTCAATTCTCGGACCATACAATAAGGGACTTGGAAAAAGAAGGCGAAGCCATACTGATGTATCGACAGACGAAGAAGTACCCgacgaaaatttttttttacaccccCAAGAAATATGTTTGCCGAAGAAACGAAGAGTTAACCACCTGGAGGCCGATATTGTACCTAAATTTGACCCAGGGAAGAAAAGTACGAACGTGAAGGGCTGGCTTAATAAAATTGACCAGCTGGGTGATATGTATACGTGGGATGAAAGAGATCGCATTTTCGTCATGCAAGTTCGTCTTCGTGGCGCTGCCCGCGAGTGGTATGATGATTTAGATGATTATGGAGCTTCATGGGCACAATGGAAGGAAAATTTAACCAAGGCTTTTCCCCGGTCAACGGATTACGTTGACAGACTTGAAGAAATGCTTGGTCGCACGAAAAGTGATAGCGAGACCATGACAAAATACTTCCACGAAAAAATGTcgctaataaaaaaatgtgaactAAAAGGTGACGCAGCCACATCGTGTCTTATTCGCGGTCTTCCAACTGAACTACGCGCTAATGCAAAGGCTTACAACTGCACATCGCCTGAAGAATTATACTACGGTTTCCTGTCCTCTCTCGAGAACTACAAGAATATCGAAGCAAAAGTGACTGAAACAAAAACTTCGTGGCAGCGAGGTTACGATTTGCCAAGAACCTGTTTCCTGTGCCGCAAGCACGGTCACGAAGCCCGGGACTGCCGCCGCTGCGAAGTCTGCCTCCGCGTTGGCCACAAGGCTGCCACTTGCTGGTTTGCTGCTGGCGCTGCTGGGAGTACGCTGTCCGGAGGGGAGCACTCTGCGCAAACTCCACGAAACGTTACCCAG aCGCAGAAGAATACTGACGCGTTGCCAGATCGCCGTGGGACACGGCCAATGCAGGATGGCCGAGTGTTACGAGGacctacgagttccatctaa